ATTCGGCTTACCCCCATATAACATCTGCGCAGCATCCAGATCGGTGCATACTTTTCCACGGTGCACCAACTCAAAAAGTTCAAGTCTTTTTGAATGCTGACTATCATTTCTGTTCTTGTAATACGTCCGTATTTTAATGATGTCGGCCCTTCCGAGTGCTCCGATCACCTCTTTAAGTCTTTCCATACCACTTAACTAAATATTCCGCTTTGCACAAAGACAAAGCGCTGGCCGGAGGAAAGGCAAAGGGACCGGACCGCTACGGATGCGGATCACAGCTGATCTCCAATGTCACCTCCACATTGAGCATCGCGGTTAGTAAATCAACAACTGATACAAATTTCATCCACTCCGGCGCCATGCTGCACCAGGAGAGCTAAAGATAGAAAATCCCTCCCATATCCGAATGATTGGTGCCATGAAATAATTTTGAACCGTTGAAAACAACGGTCGCCAGATGGTCATGTAATGGTTCGCCACGATGGAATTTATTTGATACATCAACCAAAACGGACAAGACAATCAGCAAACGAATCACCATTGAACATCTATCCCTATTATCTTTGCCCCATGCCAATTGCTACGGATCTTTTGATTGTCGGAGGCGGAGCCGCAGGAATATTTGCTGCCATCCGATACGCCTCCGGACACCCGGAACACAAGGTGTTGGTGCTTGAGAAAAGCCCACACCTCCTATCCAAAGTCAAGGTTTCCGGGGGAGGCCGTTGCAACGTCACCCATGCGTGCTTCGAGCCTGAAGAACTGATCACACACTATCCCCGGGGAGGCCGGGAATTACTGGGAGCCTTCCATCGTTTTCAGCCCGCTAATACGGTAAGCTGGTTTAAAGATCATGGCGTAAACTTAAAGACGGAAGCTGACGGACGGATGTTTCCGGTATCGGACAGGTCACAAACCATCATCGACTGCTTTCTCAAGGAGGTGAAGAAACACAACATCACCATTGAGGTCAAAACTACAGTCACATCCATTACGCAAGCAGCCGCTGGCTTCGAAATCAGGGCCGGAGAGAAAACCATTTTAAGCCCCAAGGTCATACTGGCCATGGGCGGCTCTCCAAAGGGTGAAGCATACGATATGATCCGGCAACTTGGCCATACCATCGTACCTACCGTACCATCGTTGTTTACCTTTAATCTACCGGGATCAGACCTGCTTTCTCTTCAGGGTCTCGTAACGCCGGTGACCCTAACCCTACCAGGAAACGGCCTCACCTCTTCCGGACCATTGCTTGTTACCCATTGGGGAGTGAGCGGCCCCGCAGTCCTGAAACTCAGCGCGTGGGCAGCTCGGTGGCTAAATGAACAGAATTATCATTTCAAATTCCTGGTGGACTGGCTGCCTGACACCTCCGAAGAAATGTTGACCGGACATCTGATGAAATCCAAGGACATGCCTGGTGCGGTAACGGCATCAAAGGTTTTTCCTCCGGGACTTCCAAAGCGCCTTCAGGCCTACTTGTTGGATAAGTCGGGCATTGATGCGAACCGCCGATGGGCTGAGATCGGTAAGAAACAAGTGAGAGAATTGGTACGGATACTTAAACATGACGAATATGAAGCGTCAGGAAAGACCACCTTCAAAGAGGAATTTGTTCAATGCGGTGGGGTGACGCTAAAGGAAGTGGACATGACCACCATGGAAAGTAAACTGGTGCCCGGACTGTACTTTGCTGGAGAGGTGTTGGACATAGACGGGGTGACGGGCGGGTTCAATTTTCAGGCGGCATGGACGACGGGGTTTTTGGCGGGGAGTATTGGTTAAAGGTTTAAAGTTAAAGGTTTAAGGTACCGTTTACTTTCTCTTACTTCCGGAATCTTTTTTGCCGAATGAAGGTTTATGTAGTTTGGCGAAGATTATATCTTCGTCAGGTCGTGATGCAGCTCTTTAGTCAGGATCAAGTTTCAGCTCCGGTAGTCAGTGTCACGAAGCAACTTTAAACCTTAAACATTAAACTCTACATTTGTCTGCCATGGCATTTGAATTCATCGACTGGACGATCATTGGTGTTTACCTGGCGTTCACCTTATATATAGGTTTTCGCTACCGCGGTCAGGCAGGTGGTGACCTTACTTCGTTTTTCCTTGGAGGCAGAAAACTGCCCTGGTTCATTGCCGGTATATCCATGGTTGCTACCA
This portion of the Flavobacteriales bacterium genome encodes:
- a CDS encoding NAD(P)/FAD-dependent oxidoreductase, with the protein product MPIATDLLIVGGGAAGIFAAIRYASGHPEHKVLVLEKSPHLLSKVKVSGGGRCNVTHACFEPEELITHYPRGGRELLGAFHRFQPANTVSWFKDHGVNLKTEADGRMFPVSDRSQTIIDCFLKEVKKHNITIEVKTTVTSITQAAAGFEIRAGEKTILSPKVILAMGGSPKGEAYDMIRQLGHTIVPTVPSLFTFNLPGSDLLSLQGLVTPVTLTLPGNGLTSSGPLLVTHWGVSGPAVLKLSAWAARWLNEQNYHFKFLVDWLPDTSEEMLTGHLMKSKDMPGAVTASKVFPPGLPKRLQAYLLDKSGIDANRRWAEIGKKQVRELVRILKHDEYEASGKTTFKEEFVQCGGVTLKEVDMTTMESKLVPGLYFAGEVLDIDGVTGGFNFQAAWTTGFLAGSIG